A region from the Paludicola sp. MB14-C6 genome encodes:
- a CDS encoding recombinase family protein yields MQKVAVYCRVSTDKDDQANSFESQQRYFRDYIDRQPDWELANIYADEGLSGTSTKKRAAFNRMINDANLGKFDIVITKEVSRFSRNILDTISYTRELRRKGIGVLFANDGINTLEPDSELRLSIMGSIAQEESRKTSTRVKWGQTRRMEQGVVFGRSMLGYDVKNGMMTVNPSGAEIVKLIFYKYVEERKGTSVIARELREAGYKTYTGSPNWTNSVILKILRNEKYCGDLCQKKTYTPDYLSHEKKYNYDAEEKVFLKDHHEAIIDRKLWDRAQKELVRRDVGSNVKIGHGNRYALSGKIKCGECGATFVSRYKTRKSGSKYKCWRCGVATAYGTKKIDQAGNEVGCNIGRQIRDEIAMHVLKQSVDSLLIDKTAVIDTITDIVTSVIKSSEQGEQINLVKLEHQLETIIQKKKSVLDAFFSQSITKEEMRMMTEQYDSDITELTNKLNMAKQKQGLEYSCDDMKTDIAKKVEDIVYGKTDCENFYGNLLDTITVFSDQKIQVTLNLLPTKWTYVVESLKQFEKYMQMPTNPVIMGVHEDVAHSVHDVLPPNATISVSTNAVTTEVQEGMAQYKHDIPISVSSPFTSPDGAM; encoded by the coding sequence ATGCAAAAGGTTGCAGTATATTGTCGTGTATCGACGGATAAAGATGACCAAGCAAATTCATTTGAAAGTCAACAACGATATTTTAGGGACTATATAGATCGCCAGCCAGATTGGGAGCTTGCAAATATCTATGCAGACGAAGGGCTATCGGGCACCTCGACAAAGAAGCGTGCAGCATTTAATCGCATGATTAACGATGCAAATCTAGGTAAGTTTGATATTGTTATCACAAAAGAAGTGAGCCGTTTTTCAAGAAATATTCTAGATACGATATCCTATACAAGAGAGCTACGAAGAAAAGGAATTGGTGTGTTATTTGCAAACGATGGTATTAACACACTAGAACCAGATTCAGAGTTGCGTTTATCCATCATGGGCAGTATCGCACAAGAAGAAAGTCGTAAGACAAGCACTCGAGTGAAATGGGGACAGACCAGGCGAATGGAACAAGGGGTTGTCTTTGGGAGAAGTATGCTTGGTTATGATGTGAAGAATGGTATGATGACAGTTAACCCAAGTGGTGCAGAAATTGTAAAGCTTATCTTTTATAAGTATGTAGAAGAGCGAAAAGGCACAAGTGTTATCGCACGAGAGCTTCGGGAAGCAGGCTACAAAACATATACAGGTAGTCCGAATTGGACGAATAGTGTGATTCTAAAGATTTTACGCAATGAAAAGTATTGCGGTGATTTGTGTCAAAAAAAGACTTACACGCCTGATTACTTATCCCATGAAAAGAAATACAACTATGATGCGGAAGAAAAAGTGTTTTTAAAAGATCATCATGAAGCAATCATAGATAGAAAACTATGGGATAGAGCACAGAAAGAATTAGTGAGAAGAGATGTAGGTAGCAATGTGAAAATTGGACACGGAAATCGCTACGCACTTTCTGGGAAAATTAAATGTGGAGAATGTGGTGCCACCTTTGTTTCACGATATAAAACTCGCAAAAGTGGTAGCAAATATAAGTGCTGGAGATGTGGGGTAGCTACTGCATATGGCACAAAAAAGATTGATCAAGCAGGGAATGAAGTAGGCTGCAACATTGGAAGACAAATTCGCGATGAAATTGCAATGCATGTCTTAAAGCAAAGTGTAGATAGCCTACTCATTGACAAAACTGCTGTGATTGATACTATTACAGATATTGTAACGAGTGTCATTAAAAGTTCAGAACAAGGGGAACAAATTAACTTAGTTAAACTCGAACATCAGCTAGAGACGATTATCCAAAAGAAAAAGAGCGTACTAGATGCCTTCTTTTCGCAAAGTATCACAAAAGAGGAAATGCGTATGATGACTGAGCAATATGATTCAGATATTACAGAACTAACAAATAAACTTAATATGGCAAAGCAAAAACAAGGGCTAGAGTATTCTTGCGATGATATGAAAACAGATATTGCAAAAAAGGTTGAGGATATTGTATATGGAAAAACAGATTGCGAAAATTTTTATGGTAACTTGTTAGATACAATTACTGTTTTTAGCGATCAGAAAATTCAGGTAACACTCAATCTTTTGCCAACAAAATGGACATATGTAGTAGAAAGTTTAAAGCAATTTGAAAAATATATGCAAATGCCAACAAACCCAGTAATAATGGGCGTTCATGAGGATGTGGCCCATAGTGTACACGATGTTCTACCCCCAAATGCCACAATTAGCGTTTCAACAAATGCAGTAACTACCGAGGTTCAAGAGGGAATGGCTCAATATAAACACGATATACCGATATCGGTTAGCAGCCCTTTCACATCTCCTGATGGAGCAATGTAG
- a CDS encoding spore coat protein CotJB, with the protein MKDKQSLLKHIQICDFTLFETALYLDTHKYDKEALAFYQKYKVMAEEARQEYINNYGPLTIADVNNDKVWDWVTTKWPWEYGSEV; encoded by the coding sequence ATGAAAGATAAGCAATCATTATTGAAACATATACAAATATGCGACTTTACGTTATTTGAGACAGCTCTCTACCTCGACACACACAAATATGACAAAGAAGCACTCGCTTTTTATCAAAAATACAAGGTTATGGCAGAAGAAGCAAGGCAAGAATATATTAACAATTACGGTCCATTGACAATAGCTGATGTTAACAATGATAAGGTTTGGGATTGGGTAACTACCAAATGGCCTTGGGAATACGGAAGTGAGGTATAA
- a CDS encoding spore coat associated protein CotJA — translation MIDNLNERSNASTGDISIFTNQPISFGMAYVPYQSWDKTYEPAVGFMRGTLFPCLDKPFLGEEAIPNER, via the coding sequence ATGATTGATAATCTAAATGAAAGATCAAATGCAAGCACAGGAGATATAAGCATATTTACGAATCAACCTATCTCCTTTGGTATGGCATATGTACCGTATCAAAGCTGGGACAAAACATATGAACCTGCGGTAGGATTTATGAGAGGTACGCTTTTTCCTTGCTTAGACAAACCATTTTTAGGTGAGGAGGCTATTCCAAATGAAAGATAA
- a CDS encoding cation diffusion facilitator family transporter: MTKLLTRLFIKNYKEIHNMQVRQNYGLLASIVGIICNIFLCTIKFIAGLLTSSIAITADAFNNLSDAGSSIVSLLGFKISGSPADDDHPFGHGRMEYVAGLIVAMIIILMGFELGKTSLEKIFHPEPIAISILSFSILIIAILMKLWMYFFNLKISKAIGSIALKATAMDSLSDIIATSTVAISMIISFFTGFNLDSYAGIVVAAFILYTGFNTARETLNPLLGEAPTSEFVKAIEDKVLSYNGVVGTHDLIVHNYGPNRTIVSLHAEVPCNIDIMSIHDTIDNIERDIKKEFGCEAVIHMDPIVVNDSVSNAMKIKVLAMVKLIDASIELHDFRMIEGPTHTNLIFDIVVPHKFRMTDKQIIESIANAVKVLDNTLEVVINVDKAYISK; this comes from the coding sequence ATGACAAAACTTTTAACACGCCTATTTATTAAAAATTACAAAGAAATTCATAATATGCAAGTAAGGCAAAACTATGGTTTATTAGCTTCAATCGTAGGAATTATTTGCAATATCTTTCTTTGCACAATTAAATTTATCGCAGGACTATTAACTTCATCCATTGCTATTACTGCCGATGCTTTTAATAACCTTTCCGATGCAGGTTCTTCTATCGTTTCCCTACTCGGATTTAAGATATCCGGCTCTCCTGCTGACGATGATCACCCGTTTGGGCATGGTAGAATGGAATACGTTGCCGGCTTAATTGTTGCAATGATTATTATATTAATGGGTTTTGAACTCGGTAAAACTTCTTTGGAAAAGATATTTCATCCTGAACCTATTGCGATAAGTATTCTCTCATTCAGTATATTAATTATAGCTATATTAATGAAACTATGGATGTATTTTTTCAATCTTAAAATAAGTAAAGCAATTGGTTCTATTGCTTTGAAGGCAACTGCAATGGACAGTTTAAGCGATATTATTGCTACTTCCACTGTTGCAATCAGCATGATCATTTCTTTTTTCACCGGTTTTAATTTAGACTCTTATGCTGGAATCGTTGTAGCTGCATTTATCCTTTATACTGGCTTTAATACCGCAAGAGAAACGTTAAATCCGTTGCTTGGTGAAGCTCCTACTTCTGAATTTGTAAAAGCAATTGAAGATAAAGTATTATCTTATAACGGCGTTGTTGGCACACATGATTTAATTGTTCATAACTATGGTCCAAACCGAACGATTGTTTCTTTACATGCTGAAGTGCCTTGTAATATTGATATCATGTCGATTCATGATACCATTGACAATATCGAACGTGATATCAAAAAAGAGTTTGGCTGTGAAGCTGTTATTCATATGGATCCCATTGTTGTTAATGATTCTGTTTCAAACGCCATGAAAATAAAAGTGCTGGCAATGGTTAAGCTGATTGATGCTTCCATTGAGCTGCATGATTTTAGAATGATTGAAGGACCTACCCATACAAATCTGATTTTTGATATTGTTGTGCCACATAAGTTTCGTATGACTGATAAACAAATTATCGAATCAATCGCAAATGCAGTAAAAGTTTTGGATAATACGCTCGAGGTTGTAATCAATGTAGATAAAGCTTATATTTCAAAATAA
- a CDS encoding amidohydrolase, with amino-acid sequence MLIINAKIITMENETIDNGYIVIKDKIIERVGYMEDLNVTSKRYIDAKGGLVLPGFIDPHCHIGMWDDGLGFEGDDGNEETDPITPHLRAIDAVNSFDDCFQEALDAGITTVLTGPGSTNPIAGQWCAMKTRRDRIDNLIVASPVGMKFALGENPKTTYNAKNLSPVTRMATAALIREQLQKTKRYMEDMERWHEDEELDEPEYDMKCEALIPVLKREIKAFFHAHRADDIFTAIRIAEEFNLDYVLVHATEAYKIATQLQTVMPKIITGPIICDRSKPELKGLTPKNAGILRSVGIETAICTDHPVIPIQYLALSAAISAKEGLGTTSALEAITINAAKMAGIDKRVGSIKVGKDADILVFNKNPLDVMASPTHVVVDGMLVKGQFSE; translated from the coding sequence ATGCTCATTATAAATGCAAAAATTATCACAATGGAAAATGAGACCATAGATAACGGTTACATTGTAATTAAGGATAAAATAATTGAAAGAGTCGGCTATATGGAAGATTTAAATGTCACTTCCAAACGATATATAGATGCTAAAGGTGGCTTAGTGCTTCCGGGCTTTATTGATCCCCATTGTCATATCGGCATGTGGGATGATGGGCTTGGATTTGAAGGGGATGATGGAAACGAAGAAACCGATCCGATTACTCCTCACTTAAGGGCAATTGATGCTGTGAATTCGTTCGACGATTGCTTTCAAGAGGCTTTAGATGCCGGTATTACAACTGTGTTAACAGGGCCGGGCTCAACAAACCCGATTGCAGGTCAATGGTGTGCAATGAAAACCAGACGTGACCGAATTGATAACTTAATTGTTGCTTCTCCTGTAGGAATGAAATTTGCGTTAGGCGAAAATCCTAAAACTACATATAATGCAAAAAATCTATCTCCTGTAACCCGTATGGCAACAGCTGCTTTAATTCGTGAACAATTACAAAAAACTAAACGCTATATGGAAGATATGGAACGTTGGCATGAAGATGAAGAATTGGATGAACCAGAATATGATATGAAATGTGAAGCTTTGATACCGGTTTTAAAACGTGAGATTAAGGCGTTCTTTCATGCCCATAGAGCTGATGATATCTTTACAGCAATTCGTATAGCAGAAGAGTTTAACTTAGATTATGTATTAGTCCATGCGACAGAAGCTTATAAAATTGCAACACAACTTCAAACGGTTATGCCAAAAATTATTACTGGACCAATTATTTGCGATCGAAGTAAACCAGAATTAAAAGGATTAACTCCTAAAAATGCAGGCATATTAAGAAGTGTTGGAATTGAAACCGCAATATGCACAGATCATCCGGTGATTCCAATTCAATACCTTGCTTTGTCTGCTGCTATTAGTGCAAAAGAAGGATTAGGTACAACGAGCGCATTAGAAGCAATTACGATCAATGCTGCAAAAATGGCAGGTATTGATAAAAGGGTTGGCTCAATTAAAGTGGGCAAAGATGCTGATATTTTAGTATTTAACAAAAACCCATTGGATGTTATGGCATCACCAACACATGTCGTTGTGGATGGTATGCTTGTGAAGGGGCAGTTTAGCGAATGA
- a CDS encoding fumarate hydratase, with protein sequence MRTIQTSEITKVVKDLCIQANKVLPCDLVSTIRSAKETESNELGKSILGDLLENLNAAKELDIPICQDTGMAIIFVELGQEVHLTGGLLNDAINEGVRQGYIDGCLRCSIVKDPINRVNTNDNTPAIIHLSMVAGDQIHITVAPKGFGSENMSAIKMFTPSASVEDMIQFVCKTVKKAGSNPCPPIVVGVGIGGDFEHCAYLAKKALCTSVSKPNEDSFYAELENRMLSEINKLGVGVQGFGGDTTALAVKILQHPTHIAGLPVAVNIGCHVTRHKEKTI encoded by the coding sequence ATGAGAACAATACAAACAAGTGAAATCACAAAAGTAGTAAAGGATCTTTGTATTCAAGCCAATAAAGTATTACCATGTGATTTGGTGTCTACGATTCGTAGCGCAAAAGAAACCGAATCCAATGAGCTTGGAAAAAGCATTTTGGGAGATTTACTTGAAAACTTGAATGCAGCGAAAGAACTTGATATTCCAATATGCCAAGATACAGGAATGGCAATTATTTTTGTTGAACTTGGTCAAGAGGTACATCTTACAGGTGGACTGTTAAATGACGCTATCAATGAAGGCGTACGTCAGGGATATATCGATGGTTGTTTACGTTGCTCTATCGTCAAAGATCCAATTAACCGTGTGAATACCAATGATAATACACCTGCAATTATTCATTTAAGCATGGTAGCAGGAGATCAAATCCATATTACAGTAGCACCTAAGGGATTTGGCAGTGAAAATATGAGTGCAATAAAAATGTTCACACCAAGTGCTTCTGTAGAAGATATGATTCAATTTGTATGCAAAACTGTTAAAAAAGCAGGCTCGAATCCATGCCCACCAATTGTCGTTGGTGTAGGCATCGGTGGGGATTTTGAACATTGTGCATACTTAGCTAAAAAAGCATTGTGTACATCAGTATCCAAACCGAATGAAGATAGCTTTTATGCTGAACTGGAAAATAGAATGCTTTCTGAAATAAATAAACTGGGGGTTGGAGTGCAAGGCTTTGGTGGTGATACTACAGCACTTGCCGTTAAGATTTTACAACATCCAACACATATCGCTGGGCTTCCGGTAGCCGTAAATATTGGCTGCCATGTTACAAGACATAAAGAAAAAACAATATAA
- a CDS encoding nitroreductase family protein has protein sequence MNDFYDLVMRRESCHDFLETPVEQEKLNKIIEIARLSPSACNSQPWSFVVANKPEVCSKIAPCLQDCGLNKFSENCPAFIIVIEEKVNFKTIIGGVTHNQYYAPIDLGIATAHICLAASDLGLSTCIMGWLNESKLKKLLSINQTKRIRLVIGVGYAATEEIHEKKRKSFDEIVRYIK, from the coding sequence ATGAATGATTTTTATGATCTTGTTATGCGGAGAGAAAGTTGTCATGACTTTTTAGAAACTCCTGTTGAACAAGAAAAACTGAACAAAATAATTGAAATTGCTCGGTTGTCTCCGTCGGCATGTAATAGCCAGCCTTGGAGTTTTGTTGTTGCAAACAAACCGGAAGTTTGTTCTAAAATTGCACCTTGTTTGCAAGATTGTGGATTGAACAAGTTTAGCGAAAACTGCCCGGCTTTTATTATTGTAATCGAGGAAAAAGTTAATTTTAAAACTATAATTGGTGGAGTGACACATAACCAATATTACGCACCAATTGATCTTGGAATTGCAACAGCACATATTTGTTTGGCTGCTTCTGATTTGGGACTATCAACTTGTATAATGGGTTGGTTGAATGAAAGCAAATTAAAAAAATTGCTATCTATTAACCAAACTAAGCGGATTCGCTTGGTAATCGGTGTAGGTTATGCAGCAACAGAAGAGATACATGAAAAGAAACGTAAATCGTTTGATGAAATTGTAAGATATATTAAGTAA
- a CDS encoding EbsA family protein produces the protein MKLQCRKSTIFNICLWSIIGIVAIVLLSSAVISSELEVSYRIISSVGLFIIIAFCAIMVWNLITMYRHFVVVDENVVTINFGLIRGKRVFAVKDIERVEYTRYNIIFYVKNYKPIKIDLYYIRPEDGNVFVSQLENQGVKVRTVKKATKI, from the coding sequence TTGAAATTACAATGTAGAAAGTCAACCATATTTAATATTTGTTTATGGAGTATCATCGGTATTGTAGCAATCGTATTGCTATCATCAGCAGTTATCTCTAGTGAATTAGAGGTTTCCTATCGAATCATTTCAAGTGTAGGCTTGTTTATCATTATTGCTTTTTGTGCAATTATGGTATGGAATCTAATCACAATGTATCGTCATTTTGTTGTGGTAGATGAAAATGTTGTAACGATAAACTTTGGACTAATTAGGGGAAAACGTGTTTTTGCAGTTAAAGACATAGAAAGAGTAGAATATACACGATATAATATAATTTTTTATGTGAAAAATTATAAACCGATTAAAATTGATTTATATTATATTAGGCCTGAAGATGGCAATGTATTTGTTTCGCAATTAGAAAACCAAGGTGTCAAAGTAAGAACTGTTAAAAAAGCCACAAAAATATAA
- a CDS encoding THUMP domain-containing class I SAM-dependent RNA methyltransferase, producing MNFLKYVSPCHFGLESVLAGELKRMGANNVVAHNGKVTFSGDYSMMARANINLRTAERVLIELGSFKACTFDELFTGTQKIQLESFIGSKDAFPVKGWSLNSQLRSIPDCQSIIKKALVERMKKHYHMEWFPETGAVHQIQFSIHNDEVTIMLDTTGPGLHKRGYRVNSNAAPIKETLAAGIIDLARVRDRSVFYDPFCGSGTFVIEAAMKALNIPPCLKRKFAAQNYPMFEPQLWAEERTRALDLIKRDAEFFAYGSDIDPLAVELTKENAKKAGVFSKILVTQKDIVDFDMKSETGIICCNPPYGERMLELQQAEEIYKKMGRVFEETEHANIYIISPSEKFENIYGKKATKRRKLYNGMIKCQLYMYFNKM from the coding sequence ATGAATTTTTTGAAATATGTTAGTCCTTGTCATTTCGGTTTGGAAAGTGTTTTGGCGGGCGAATTAAAACGTATGGGAGCAAACAACGTAGTAGCTCATAATGGTAAAGTAACTTTTAGTGGTGACTATTCTATGATGGCACGCGCTAATATTAATTTAAGAACAGCTGAGCGTGTTTTAATTGAATTAGGCAGCTTTAAAGCTTGCACATTTGATGAGCTTTTTACGGGAACACAAAAAATTCAATTAGAAAGCTTTATTGGCTCTAAAGATGCATTTCCTGTAAAGGGTTGGTCGTTGAATTCACAATTGCGCAGTATACCGGATTGTCAATCTATTATTAAGAAAGCGCTCGTAGAGCGTATGAAAAAACATTATCATATGGAATGGTTTCCTGAAACGGGCGCTGTACATCAAATACAATTTTCTATTCATAATGATGAAGTTACGATTATGCTTGATACAACAGGTCCTGGCTTGCATAAAAGAGGTTATCGTGTAAACTCGAATGCTGCACCAATTAAAGAGACCTTAGCAGCCGGTATTATCGATTTAGCAAGAGTACGTGATCGAAGCGTATTCTACGATCCATTCTGTGGATCAGGCACATTTGTAATTGAAGCTGCAATGAAAGCTTTGAATATTCCTCCATGCCTAAAACGTAAATTTGCTGCGCAAAATTACCCAATGTTTGAACCACAATTATGGGCAGAGGAACGTACAAGAGCATTAGATTTAATTAAGCGTGATGCAGAATTCTTTGCATATGGATCTGATATTGATCCGTTAGCGGTTGAACTGACAAAAGAAAATGCCAAAAAGGCAGGAGTATTTTCCAAGATATTAGTAACGCAAAAAGATATTGTTGATTTTGATATGAAAAGCGAAACAGGTATTATTTGTTGTAATCCTCCTTATGGCGAACGAATGTTGGAACTTCAACAAGCAGAAGAGATTTATAAAAAGATGGGGCGTGTATTTGAAGAAACAGAGCATGCGAATATTTATATTATTAGTCCATCTGAGAAATTTGAAAACATTTATGGTAAAAAAGCAACAAAACGTAGAAAGCTGTATAATGGTATGATTAAATGTCAGCTCTATATGTATTTTAATAAAATGTAA
- a CDS encoding N-acetylmuramoyl-L-alanine amidase, giving the protein MFTKSRQYNTVFGTILVIVIIAVVVLTVSNIATTISVNKFNFNECKQVVIDPGHGGFDPGAIGVNKALEKDINLAIGLQLRDILIANGYDVIMTRTNDTAINENKISGVKSSKTSDLKNRLKIIENHPKAIALSIHQNEYVAESSSGAQMFYGRKNEASKSLAESIQNSFVNNLQPNNKRVVKRSTSDVYIVHNSKTPIVLVECGFLSNWNDAKLLTNEEYQKKVAFTIYCGIAKAKYMED; this is encoded by the coding sequence ATGTTTACGAAGTCTAGGCAATATAATACTGTTTTTGGTACAATACTTGTAATCGTTATTATTGCAGTTGTTGTGTTAACGGTTAGTAATATCGCAACAACAATCAGCGTTAATAAATTTAATTTTAATGAGTGCAAGCAAGTAGTAATCGATCCGGGGCACGGAGGCTTTGATCCGGGTGCTATTGGAGTAAACAAAGCTTTAGAAAAAGACATTAACCTAGCTATTGGGTTGCAGTTACGGGATATATTAATTGCCAATGGTTACGATGTTATTATGACTAGAACCAATGACACTGCAATTAACGAGAATAAAATTTCTGGTGTAAAAAGTAGTAAAACGTCTGATTTAAAGAACAGATTAAAGATTATTGAAAACCATCCTAAAGCAATTGCGTTATCTATTCATCAAAATGAATATGTTGCCGAAAGCTCCAGTGGTGCTCAAATGTTTTATGGGCGAAAAAATGAAGCAAGCAAATCTTTAGCAGAATCCATTCAAAATTCTTTTGTAAATAATCTTCAGCCGAATAATAAGAGAGTGGTTAAGCGGTCTACATCTGATGTTTATATTGTTCATAATTCTAAAACGCCGATTGTTTTAGTTGAATGTGGATTTCTATCCAATTGGAATGATGCAAAGTTATTGACTAATGAGGAATATCAAAAAAAAGTAGCTTTTACAATTTATTGCGGAATTGCAAAGGCTAAATATATGGAAGACTAG
- the radA gene encoding DNA repair protein RadA: MAKPRSLFVCNQCAYETPKWMGRCPECGNWNSFEEQIKAVSTPPAAHKAQIGHNYSNVAELIRIGEIDTENEVRFHTGVSELDRVLGGGIVKGSLVLLGGDPGIGKSTLLLQICEYLGKNLSILYVSGEESVRQLKLRANRLHVNSDNLSILASTDVEVIGNTILQHKPNIVMIDSIQTMCISSVTSSPGSITQVRESTNAFMRIAKSEDIPIFIVGHVNKDGAIAGPKVLEHIVDAVLYFEGERNLTYRILRAVKNRYGSTNEIGVFEMTQTGLNEVVNPSLMLLSGRSINVSGTCVACVMEGSRPILAEVQALVTKTGFGTPRRTATGFDYNRMNLFLAVLEKRAGYFFGNLDVYINVVGGLRLDEPGADLSVAMSLVSSLRDKPIDDDIIAFGEIGLGGEVRNVGNISDRVKEAERLGFTRAIIPKHAVAQINLNKNSNIEILPVSNIKEAFQIIL, encoded by the coding sequence ATGGCAAAACCAAGAAGCTTGTTTGTTTGTAATCAATGTGCATATGAAACGCCGAAATGGATGGGACGTTGTCCGGAATGTGGAAATTGGAATAGTTTTGAAGAGCAAATAAAAGCAGTATCTACACCACCTGCAGCACATAAAGCACAAATAGGGCATAATTACAGCAATGTTGCAGAGCTAATTCGCATTGGAGAAATTGACACTGAAAATGAGGTGAGGTTTCATACCGGTGTCAGTGAGTTAGATCGTGTACTCGGTGGTGGAATTGTGAAAGGCTCACTTGTTTTATTAGGCGGCGATCCCGGTATCGGTAAATCAACACTACTACTTCAAATATGTGAGTATTTAGGAAAAAATCTTTCGATTCTTTATGTTTCAGGTGAAGAGTCTGTGCGTCAATTGAAGCTTAGAGCAAATAGACTGCATGTAAACAGCGATAACCTTTCCATTTTAGCGTCTACTGATGTTGAAGTAATCGGCAATACTATTTTGCAGCATAAGCCGAATATTGTTATGATTGACTCAATTCAAACAATGTGTATTAGCAGTGTAACCTCTTCACCAGGTAGTATCACGCAAGTAAGAGAAAGCACAAACGCATTTATGCGTATTGCCAAAAGCGAAGATATACCTATTTTTATTGTAGGCCATGTGAATAAAGATGGTGCAATAGCTGGACCTAAGGTGTTGGAACATATCGTTGACGCAGTATTATACTTTGAAGGCGAGCGTAATTTAACATATCGTATTTTAAGAGCCGTTAAAAACAGATATGGCTCTACCAATGAAATAGGTGTGTTCGAGATGACACAAACCGGACTTAACGAAGTAGTAAATCCATCTTTAATGTTATTGTCCGGTCGTTCAATCAATGTATCCGGAACCTGTGTAGCTTGCGTCATGGAAGGTTCAAGACCGATTTTAGCAGAAGTACAAGCCCTTGTTACGAAGACAGGCTTTGGAACACCAAGAAGAACTGCAACCGGATTTGATTATAATCGAATGAATTTGTTTCTTGCAGTTTTAGAAAAACGAGCAGGGTATTTCTTTGGCAATTTAGATGTATATATTAATGTTGTGGGTGGATTACGATTAGACGAGCCAGGCGCAGATTTATCGGTTGCTATGTCGTTGGTTTCTAGTCTTCGAGACAAGCCGATAGATGATGATATAATCGCTTTTGGCGAAATTGGTTTAGGTGGCGAAGTAAGAAACGTAGGCAATATATCGGATCGTGTAAAAGAAGCGGAGCGACTTGGCTTCACCAGAGCTATCATACCAAAGCATGCAGTAGCTCAAATAAACTTAAATAAGAATTCTAATATTGAAATATTACCTGTGAGTAATATCAAAGAGGCATTTCAGATTATCTTATAA
- a CDS encoding kinase to dihydroxyacetone kinase translates to MLDYRYDTQLLIEGENLSEDAINDYITNNIEGDCLLAVGDEDLIKIHFHTNVPWKVLEYCASLGDIHDIVIENMDRQANNLHG, encoded by the coding sequence ATGCTCGATTATAGGTATGACACGCAATTACTAATTGAGGGAGAAAATCTTTCAGAAGATGCAATAAATGATTATATTACAAATAATATTGAGGGTGACTGTTTACTTGCTGTTGGTGACGAAGATTTAATAAAAATTCATTTTCACACCAATGTTCCATGGAAAGTACTCGAATATTGTGCCTCATTAGGTGATATACATGACATTGTAATTGAAAACATGGATCGACAAGCGAATAATCTTCATGGCTAA
- a CDS encoding stage V sporulation T C-terminal domain-containing protein → MKATGIVRRIDDLGRVVIPKEIRRTMRIREGDPLEIYTSNDGEVIFKKYSPITEISTYSSMYAEVLHKNGGLPCIVCDKDHVVSAAGIPKKEILERRISPLLEELMEQRKNYAYTDTSKSPLRPVEGIDRYAVASGVITVAGDVCGTILFLSGDSESKATDLQLKLIDIASALIAKQLED, encoded by the coding sequence ATGAAAGCAACCGGAATAGTAAGAAGAATCGACGATCTTGGTCGTGTTGTTATCCCAAAAGAAATTAGAAGAACAATGAGAATTCGCGAGGGTGATCCTCTAGAAATATATACAAGTAATGATGGTGAAGTTATTTTCAAAAAATACTCTCCTATCACTGAAATTTCAACTTATTCTAGCATGTACGCTGAAGTACTACACAAAAATGGCGGATTACCTTGTATTGTTTGCGATAAAGACCATGTAGTTTCTGCTGCTGGTATTCCTAAAAAAGAAATTCTTGAAAGAAGAATTTCCCCTCTATTAGAAGAACTAATGGAACAAAGAAAGAACTATGCTTATACCGATACAAGCAAATCTCCTCTACGCCCTGTAGAAGGTATTGACCGTTACGCAGTAGCTAGTGGTGTTATCACTGTTGCTGGCGACGTTTGCGGCACAATTTTATTCCTTTCTGGCGATTCTGAATCAAAAGCTACAGATCTTCAATTAAAGCTAATTGATATCGCTTCTGCTTTGATTGCAAAACAACTAGAAGACTAA